One Schistocerca nitens isolate TAMUIC-IGC-003100 chromosome 1, iqSchNite1.1, whole genome shotgun sequence DNA segment encodes these proteins:
- the LOC126235721 gene encoding golgin subfamily A member 3-like, with translation MEKHDLYIDANGIQHNVIIAPIAEWNGGSRVAFDVVVNADTEFKTECNEESAASELSFGTYYAENVEGSRCHVNEHSVTEASAVKCSEEEKGTITTHPHDIIKHTVIPEVHASAVKKIPKMDKNNLKDMKSIQHSEFLQDTDTCNVRSVEKDALLTQIHSYVRKKAEAADKDRSYNSPKSFSFSGFNENYSQIPEQSHYNSRVNCGIKNRESSGSISMPLHNCELKNTSNIGVMHNIETNSNRDGSADNLIAWEPAKRCFDNISLSSSHFDADSNCSDLVETVSSVSDVSGYEEEIFRIKRLLLQDPSVLPLKKQNSRKNSRDHGVRLNKCELFVPSESTNKDPHNRNVCDIYPSKERSDVLLKKSESELAIKWQEKCQEALRQKAHVEGRLESLLKEIEILRKEKQDASNKVKLLESEAKSSRASELTSLFRESENLYLENDQLQKLLREKNKENLELKSIVDLSAAEKNKLKDEMKSMESINEKLRIELQELQVELESKIGSVSGLKSKITDLHMECQSLLQGKLKAENSVTTLKNDLISSQKLTAWYRDQLHLSQAARTKVQQDLMVSQTNLMSYSQAVEKLRAEKSQLQNLVDDLEQKMVREKQNLVRKLEVIQAEMFSREAVLLSPVRLDGNSEGVASKDPKSLETTSLLENPADKVSELEQQVDELRKDIIHRDNRITQLEEENAALLIKANELQIIINEKNACQQNIENKYGHLELSNQHLKDALKTTEQQLMDIKNEKIALEVTLSAALREKAEIDSSIKQLREDISCIQHSYTAMKTKLLEKENEIIDLKEKLEESKRIYTMKEHVQGEQTNSLNCKQNSTTEFNNVEQELHDLKNENLKLKDHVFELQNSLSIAQSNDSKLQEVLKSREEELHTLSAHLETIREEVDSRNKGMLELKERLQVVEETNFNVKKELEDRTNQNCSLLKEVDLSRFHLLQTVVILEHINHRAHERKEEINSKFENIIKYVEGLNCEPEISPVQITSTLTDWLESGLQMFLEKCNNCEPEASHIDNKCQEKECNEENFLATWVFKLVKVTAVLKFLSEYRQNLLLEAEKLMPSRNCVEEEIGELNINVFQNSLCSAKGFKLVGKPQSDVLSTTKNKNVCNFCKQYDRECVQYRKEIETLRCQKTKLESELHEKYRRYELNTRILLKKVKEHLRCRKAAERQLQLFQMQIGIHKDELCKDESDAATLQAKIKKLEMELESSYKQLEQQKNLAEKYQNNLLELERYKGKLEQQQSMIQQTENVSDIEIPTVIGQLGEKAKEMKYQQALARLQEAEQQADHYLKSIEELKREIFLQKTENSQLRKELKNLDVDLTNAHSKLERKSSELMHVESLYDELTNSNSCLQEQLHTEQKRIENYQEELAKVKIELEEARAKDPILEDQIKTLSYHLHQRTQEISDLKERAVIDKENWESLENGFTRKIEVLYNELSELRKETDMIHRDKLRLQTHSSELKLALQSVIKQNEVLKKEFISFHSKAKDKIHTMIPSISPPPAIHNEAQIQDLLYQSSILQENKPLNNLQCCLESLKQEMTMLQKQLAARTSQDTNQNITALQSEQTSVKTV, from the exons ATGGAGAAACATGATCTATACATTGATGCCAATGGAATTCAACATAATGTCATTATTGCTCCCATAGCAGAATGGAACGGTGGGTCGAGAGTGGCCTTTGATGTTGTTGTCAATGCTGATACAGAATTTAAG ACTGAATGTAATGAGGAATCTGCAGCTTCAGAGTTGTCATTTGGCACATATTATGCGGAAAATGTGGAGGGTAGTAGATGTCATGTGAATGAGCACTCAGTTACAGAGGCATCAGCTGTGAAATGTTCAGAAGAAGAGAAAG GGACTATTACAACACATCCTCATGATATCATCAAACACACTGTCATTCCAGAAGTTCATGCCTCTGCTGTAAAAAAGATACCCAAAATGGATAAAAATAATCTCAAGGATATGAAATCAATTCAGCACTCTGAATTTTTGCAAGATACTGACACATGCAATGTACGCTCTGTTGAAAAAGATGCACTTTTGACACAAATACATTCGTATGTCAGAAAGAAGGCTGAAGCTGCCGATAAGGATCGTTCTTATAATTCACCTAAAAGTTTTTCATTTTCTGGGTTCAATGAAAACTATTCCCAGATTCCTGAGCAGTCTCACTATAATTCAAGGGTGAATTGTGGTATTAAAAATAGAGAGAGCAGTGGCAGTATTTCCATGCCACTGCATAATTGTGAACTAAAAAATACCTCAAATATTGGGGTCATGCATAATATTGAAACAAACTCCAATCGTGATGGTAGTGCTGACAATCTTATTGCATGGGAACCAGCTAAAAGGTGCTTTGATAATATATCACTTTCATCATCTCATTTTGATGCTGACTCAAATTGTTCTGACCTAGTAGAAACTGTGTCCAGTGTGTCAGATGTAAGTGGCTATGAAGAAGAAATATTTCGCATTAAGCGCTTGTTACTTCAGGACCCTTCAGTACTGCCATTAAAAAAACAGAATTCAAGAAAGAACTCTAGGGACCATGGAGTGAGACTAAACAAGTGTGAATTATTTGTCCCTTCAGAGAGTACAAACAAAGATCCACATAACAGGAATGTATGTGATATTTATCCAAGTAAGGAAAGAAGTGATGTCCTTCTAAAAAAATCGGAAAGTGAACTAGCCATAAAATGGCAAGAAAAGTGCCAAGAGGCACTTAGACAGAAAGCACATGTTGAAGGGCGGCTTGAAAGTCTTCTTAAGGAAATTgaaatattacgtaaagaaaagcaGGATGCTAGCAATAAAGTAAAGCTTTTAGAGAGTGAGGCAAAATCAAGCAGAGCATCAGAACTTACATCCCTCTTCAGAGAGTCTGAAAATTTGTACCTTGAAAATGATCAACTTCAAAAACTTCTGAGAGAGAAAAACAAAGAGAACTTAGAATTAAAATCTATTGTAGATTTGTCTGCTGCTGAGAAAAATAAGCTCAAGGATGAAATGAAAAGCATGGAatccattaatgaaaaactgcgtATTGAGTTGCAGGAGCTTCAAGTGGAACTGGAGTCTAAGATTGGATCAGTTTCTGGTTTAAAATCAAAGATTACAGATTTGCACATGGAGTGTCAGTCACTTCTTCAAGGAAAGCTGAAAGCTGAAAACAGTGTTACAACTCTGAAAAATGATTTGATTTCTTCCCAGAAATTAACTGCTTGGTACCGTGATCAGCTGCACCTTAGCCAGGCTGCAAGAACGAAAGTACAACAGGACCTAATGGTGTCTCAAACAAACTTGATGTCTTACTCACAAGCTGTTGAAAAGTTAAGAGCAGAAAAATCCCAGCTGCAAAATTTGGTAGATGATTTGGAGCAGAAGATGGTTAGGGAAAAACAGAACCTGGTCCGGAAACTTGAAGTTATCCAAGCAGAAATGTTCAGTCGAGAAGCAGTCCTTTTGAGTCCGGTTCGCCTTGATGGTAATAGTGAAGGAGTTGCTTCAAAAGACCCTAAAAGTCTTGAGACTACATCACTTCTAGAAAATCCTGCAGATAAAGTATCTGAACTAGAACAGCAGGTAGATGAGCTCAGGAAAGACATTATACATCGAGACAACAGGATTACGCAGTTAGAAGAGGAAAATGCTGCTCTTTTAATTAAAGCAAATGAGCTACAAATaatcataaatgaaaaaaatgcatgtcaacaaaatatagaaaacaaatatGGCCATCTTGAATTGTCAAACCAACATCTTAAGGATGCTTtaaaaacaacagaacaacagTTAatggacattaaaaatgaaaaaattgccTTAGAGGTCACTCTTTCAGCAGCCTTGAGGGAGAAAGCTGAAATAGATTCCTCAATCAAACAACTGCGTGAGGACATTTCATGTATTCAGCACAGTTACACTGCAATGAAAACAAAATTGCTcgaaaaagagaatgaaataattgaCTTGAAAGAAAAACTTGAAGAGAGTAAGAGAATTTATACAATGAAAGAACATGTACAGGGTGAACAGACAAACAGTTTAAACTGTAAACAAAATAGCACCACTGAATTTAATAACGTGGAACAGGAGCTTCATGATTTGAAGAATGAAAACCTCAAACTTAAAGATCACGTTTTTGAATTGCAAAATTCTTTATCAATAGCTCAGTCTAATGACTCTAAGTTGCAAGAAGTTCTTAAGTCACGCGAAGAAGAACTGCATACCCTTTCTGCTCACCTTGAAACAATAAGAGAAGAGGTAGACTCTAGGAACAAAGGCATGTTGGAGCTAAAGGAAAGACTACAGGTAGTTGAGGAAACAAATTTTAATGTGAAAAAAGAACTGGAAGACAGAACAAATCAGAATTGTTCACTGTTGAAAGAAGTAGATTTATCCAGATTCCATCTCCTACAGACAGTTGTGATACTAGAGCATATAAATCACAGAGCACATGAAAGAAAGGAAGAGATTAACagcaaatttgaaaacataattaaatatGTTGAGGGACTTAACTGTGAGCCAGAAATATCTCCTGTTCAAATAACATCAACTCTTACTGATTGGCTGGAGTCAGGACTGCAGATGTTTCTTGAAAAGTGTAATAATTGTGAGCCTGAAGCCTCACATATTGATAATAAGTGTCAAGAGAAAGAATGTAATGAGGAAAACTTCTTAGCTACCTGGGTATTTAAATTAGTAAAAGTGACTGCAGTTCTTAAATTCTTATCAGAGTACAGACAAAATTTACTATTAGAAGCAGAAAAATTAATGCCATCGAGGAACTGTGTGGAAGAAGAAATTGGAGAACTAAATATAAATGTTTTTCAGAATTCATTGTGCAGTGCAAAGGGGTTTAAGCTGGTAGGTAAGCCACAAAGTGATGTGCTtagtacaacaaaaaataaaaatgtatgtaacTTTTGCAAACAATATGACAGAGAGTGTGTTCAGTATAGGAAGGAGATTGAAACTTTAAGATGTCAGAAGACAAAACTGGAatctgaacttcatgaaaaatACAGGCGTTATGAATTAAACACAAGAATTTTACTGAAGAAAGTGAAAGAACATTTAAGATGTCGCAAAGCAGCAGAGAGACAACTTCAGCTTTTTCAAATGCAGATAGGCATACACAAAGATGAATTATGCAAAGATGAATCTGATGCTGCTACACTTCAGGCAAAAATTAAAAAGCTAGAAATGGAGTTAGAGAGCAGCTACAAACAGTTAGAGCAACAGAAAAATTTAGCAGAAAAATATCAGAATAATTTGTTGGAACTCGAAAGGTATAAAGGTAAACTGGAGCAGCAGCAGAGTATGATACAACAAACAGAAAATGTCAGTGACATTGAAATTCCTACGGTAATTGGTCAGCTTGGTGAAAAAGCTAAGGAAATGAAATATCAACAAGCACTTGCTCGATTACAGGAGGCTGAACAACAAGCTGATCATTATCTGAAATCAATCGAAGAATTAAAAAGAGAG ATATTTCTCCAGAAAACTGAAAATTCACAGCTGAGGAAAGAGCTGAAGAACTTGGATGTGGATTTAACCAATGCCCATTCCAAATTAGAAAGAAAGTCATCAGAACTAATGCATGTAGAATCCCTGTATGATGAATTAACGAACAGCAATTCTTGCCTGCAAGAACAACTGCAcactgaacagaagagaattgagaaTTATCAAGAGGAACTGGCtaaagtgaaaattgaattggaAGAGGCCAGAGCGAAAGATCCAATTTTGGAAGACCAGATAAAG ACTTTGAGTTATCATCTGCATCAAAGAACACAGGAAATTTCTGATTTGAAAGAAAGAGCAGTTATTGACAAGGAAAACTGGGAATCACTTGAGAATGGATTCACAAGAAAAATTGAGGTTCTTTATAATGAGTTATCTGAACTAAGAAAAGAAACAGATATGATCCATCGAGATAAGTTACGCCTGCAGACTCACTCATCAGAACTAAAGCTAGCATTGCAATCAGTTATAAAACAAAATGAA GTTCTGAAAAAGGAgtttatttcttttcatagtaagGCAAAAGACAAGATCCACACCATGATACCAAGTATCTCACCACCTCCAGCAATTCATAATGAGGCACAAATTCAAGATCTTTTATATCAGAGCTCAATATTACAGGAAAACAAGCCTCTAAATAACTTGCAATGTTGTCTTGAATCACTAAAGCAAGAAATGACAATGTTGCAGAAGCAACTGGCTGCCAGAACATCACAAGATACCAACCAAAATATCACAGCATTGCAGTCAGAACAAACTAGTGTTAAAACTGTTTGA